In one window of Henckelia pumila isolate YLH828 chromosome 1, ASM3356847v2, whole genome shotgun sequence DNA:
- the LOC140870614 gene encoding secreted RxLR effector protein 161-like, producing MDKAHPLASPMIVRSLDANKDLFRPLEDGEKIIGPEVPYLSAIGALSYLANYTRPDIAFSVNLLARYSSCPTRRHWNGVKHIFRYLRGTTDMGLFYSTKSKSSLVGYADAGYLFDPHKAKSQTGYVFTRGDTAISWRSVKQSLTTTSSNHSEIMAMHEASRECVWLRSMTQHIQESCGLPTTKDSPTVIFEDNTACIAQLKGGYIKGDRTKHISPKFFYTHELQENGDIDVHQICSSDNVADLFTKALPTSTFKKLVHKIGMHQLKDLR from the coding sequence ATGGATAAGGCACATCCATTAGCATCACCAATGATTGTCCGATCACTTGATGCTAACAAAGATCTTTTTCGACCACTTGAAGATGGAGAAAAGATCAtaggtccagaagtaccatatctaagtgcgaTTGGAGCATTGTCATATCTCGCAAATTATACTCGTCCTGATATAGCATTTTCTGTTAATCTTCTAGCGAGATATAGCTCATGTCCAACCCGAAGACATTGGAATGGTGTAAAACACATTTTTCGCTACCTTCGTGGTACAACTGATATGGGATTGTTTTATTCAacaaaatcaaagtcttctttaGTTGGATATGCAGATGCAGGGTATCTTTTCGATCCACATAAAGCTAAATCCCAGACAGGCTATGTGTTTACACGAGGAGACACTGCTATATCATGGAGGTCAGTGAAACAATCCCTAACAACAACATCTTCAAATCACTCTGAGATTATGGCAATGCATGAAGCAAGTAGAGAATGTGTATGGTTGAGATCTATGACGCAACACATCCAAGAATCATGTGGGTTGCCAACAACCAAAGATAGCCCGACAGTTATATTCGAAGACAATACTGCATGTATTGCACAATTAAAAGGAGGCTACATCAAAGGGGATAGAACAAAGCATATCTCACCAAAGTTCTTCTACACACACGAGCTTCAAGAAAATGGTGATATTGATGTCCATCAGATTTGTTCAAGTGATAATGTAGCTGACCTATTTACAAAAGCACTGCCGACATCAACTTTCAAGAAATTGGTGCACAAAATAGGGATGCATCAGTTAAAGGACCTTAGATGA
- the LOC140870629 gene encoding uncharacterized protein encodes MSNITKLEFEALDLSGKNYLSWIIDAEIHLVSMNLGDTIKEGNKTSLQDRAKSLIFLRHHPNDGLKVEYLTVKEPQELWTNLKDRFDHQRTVFLPRARYEWMHLRLQDFKSASDYNSELFKISSMLTLCGEKVTDQDMLEKTFSTFHASNVLLQQQYRERGFKKYSELISCLLVAEQNNELLMKNHQLHPTGSAPFPEANKVAFPEANANSTQNHERGHARGRGRNFFARPDGNIDHLVGGGVLKDIK; translated from the exons ATGTCGAACATCACCAAACTTGAATTTGAAGCACTTGATTTGTCCGGAAAAAACTATTTGTCATGGATAATAGATGCCGAGATCCACCTTGTTTCTATGAATTTAGGAGATACTATAAAAGAAGGAAACAAAACATCCCTGCAGGATCGTGCAAAATCACTCATTTTCCTTCGTCATCATCCCAATGATGGGTTGAAAGTTGAGTATCTCACTGTGAAAGAGCCACAAGAGCTTTGGACAAATCTGAAAGATAGATTTGACCATCAGAGAACGGTATTTTTGCCAAGAGCCCGATATGAATGGATGCATCTACGCTTACAAGATTTCAAATCTGCGAGTGATTATAACTCTGAACTATTCAAGATTAGTTCCATGCTAACACTTTGTGGGGAGAAAGTTACTGATCAAGACATGTTAGAAAAGACTTTCtccacttttcatgcatcaaatGTGCTCCTGCAGCAGCAATACCGTGAGCGTGGATTTAAAAAGTATTCTGAACTTATCTCATGTTTACTTGTTGCTGAACAAAATAATGAGTTGCTCATGAAAAATCATCAGTTGCACCCAACTGGATCTGCaccatttcctgaagcaaataaagttgcatttcctgaagcaaatgctAACTCAACTCAAAATCATGAGCGAGGACATGCGCGTGGACGTGGTcgca ATTTCTTTGCTCGTCCAGATGGAAATATTGATCATTTGGTTGGTGGTGGTGTGTTGAAAGACATAAAATAG
- the LOC140874952 gene encoding peroxisomal 2,4-dienoyl-CoA reductase [(3E)-enoyl-CoA-producing]-like isoform X1, whose translation MESPFKPDILRGKVALLTGGGSGIGFELSTQFGKHGASIAIMGRRKNVIHDAVSVLQSLGIPAVGFEGDVRKPEDARRVVEATVEKFGKLDILVNAAAGNFLVPAEDLSPNGFKTVMDIDSVGTFTMCHQALKYLKKGGPGKDSSTGGFILNISATLHYTASWYQIHVSAAKAAVDALTRNLALEWGTDHDIRVNGIAPGPIGDTTGMSKLLPKEINDGGYETMPLYKVGEKWDIAMAAIYLASVAGYKRNDPHC comes from the exons ATGGAGTCTCCATTCAAGCCGGATATTCTCAGAGGCAAAGTAGCTCTGTTGACCGGAGGCGGGTCGGGAATCGGGTTCGAGTTATCTACCCAGTTCGGTAAACACGGAGCCTCCATCGCAATCATGGGCCGCCGCAAGAACGTCATCCACGACGCCGTCTCCGTGCTTCAATCCCTTGGAATCCCC GCGGTTGGATTCGAAGGGGACGTTCGGAAACCGGAAGATGCACGGCGAGTGGTGGAGGCAACTGTGGAGAAGTTTGGAAAGCTGGACATCCTCGTGAACGCAGCTGCCGGAAATTTTCTCGTACCCGCAGAAGATCTTTCGCCTAATGGTTTCAAAACAG TGATGGATATCGATTCCGTTGGAACATTTACTATGTGTCACCAAGCGCTTAAATATCTCAAGAAAGGCGGACCGGGAAAGGACTCATCCACGGGTGGATTTATACTAAACATCAGCGCCACTTTACACTACACGGCGTCTTGGTATCAAATCCATGTATCTGCAGCTAAG GCTGCCGTCGATGCCCTCACAAGAAATTTAGCTCTTGAATGGGGTACGGACCATGATATTAGAGTCAACGGGATTGCACCAGGACCCATAGGAGATACCACAGGCATGAGTAAACTTCTGCCTAAAGAGATAAATGACGGAGGGTATGAAACTATGCCGCTTTATAAAGTTGGTGAGAAGTGGGATATTGCAATGGCTGCTATATATCTTGCCTCTGTGGCTG GCTATAAACGGAACGACCCTCATTGTTGA
- the LOC140874952 gene encoding peroxisomal 2,4-dienoyl-CoA reductase [(3E)-enoyl-CoA-producing]-like isoform X2: protein MESPFKPDILRGKVALLTGGGSGIGFELSTQFGKHGASIAIMGRRKNVIHDAVSVLQSLGIPAVGFEGDVRKPEDARRVVEATVEKFGKLDILVNAAAGNFLVPAEDLSPNGFKTVMDIDSVGTFTMCHQALKYLKKGGPGKDSSTGGFILNISATLHYTASWYQIHVSAAKAAVDALTRNLALEWGTDHDIRVNGIAPGPIGDTTGMSKLLPKEINDGGYETMPLYKVGEKWDIAMAAIYLASVAGAYINGTTLIVDGGLWLSQPRHLPKEAVKQLSRTLEKRSRAEPTGIPSSKL from the exons ATGGAGTCTCCATTCAAGCCGGATATTCTCAGAGGCAAAGTAGCTCTGTTGACCGGAGGCGGGTCGGGAATCGGGTTCGAGTTATCTACCCAGTTCGGTAAACACGGAGCCTCCATCGCAATCATGGGCCGCCGCAAGAACGTCATCCACGACGCCGTCTCCGTGCTTCAATCCCTTGGAATCCCC GCGGTTGGATTCGAAGGGGACGTTCGGAAACCGGAAGATGCACGGCGAGTGGTGGAGGCAACTGTGGAGAAGTTTGGAAAGCTGGACATCCTCGTGAACGCAGCTGCCGGAAATTTTCTCGTACCCGCAGAAGATCTTTCGCCTAATGGTTTCAAAACAG TGATGGATATCGATTCCGTTGGAACATTTACTATGTGTCACCAAGCGCTTAAATATCTCAAGAAAGGCGGACCGGGAAAGGACTCATCCACGGGTGGATTTATACTAAACATCAGCGCCACTTTACACTACACGGCGTCTTGGTATCAAATCCATGTATCTGCAGCTAAG GCTGCCGTCGATGCCCTCACAAGAAATTTAGCTCTTGAATGGGGTACGGACCATGATATTAGAGTCAACGGGATTGCACCAGGACCCATAGGAGATACCACAGGCATGAGTAAACTTCTGCCTAAAGAGATAAATGACGGAGGGTATGAAACTATGCCGCTTTATAAAGTTGGTGAGAAGTGGGATATTGCAATGGCTGCTATATATCTTGCCTCTGTGGCTGGTGCGTA TATAAACGGAACGACCCTCATTGTTGATGGAGGGCTATGGTTGAGCCAGCCACGCCACCTGCCCAAGGAGGCAGTCAAGCAACTATCTCGGACCCTGGAGAAACGATCGCGTGCTGAACCAACTGGAATTCCTTCCAGCAAGTTGTAG